In one window of Escherichia coli DSM 30083 = JCM 1649 = ATCC 11775 DNA:
- the kdgK gene encoding 2-dehydro-3-deoxygluconokinase, whose product MSKKIAVIGECMIELSEKGADVKRGFGGDTLNTSVYIARQVDPAALTVHYVTALGTDSFSQQMLDAWRGENVDTSLTQRMENRLPGLYYIETDSTGERTFYYWRNEAAAKFWLESEQSAAICEELANFDYLYLSGISLAILSPTSREKLLSLLRECRANGGKVIFDNNYRPRLWASKEETQQVYQQMLECTDIAFLTLDDEDALWGQQPVEDVIARTHNAGVKEVVVKRGADSCLVSIAGEGLVDVPAVKLPKEKVIDTTAAGDSFSAGYLAVRLTGGIAEDAAKRGHLTASTVIQYRGAIIPREAMPA is encoded by the coding sequence ATGTCCAAAAAGATTGCCGTGATTGGCGAATGCATGATTGAGCTTTCCGAGAAAGGCGCGGACGTTAAGCGCGGTTTCGGCGGCGATACCCTGAACACTTCCGTCTATATCGCCCGTCAGGTCGATCCTGCGGCATTAACCGTTCATTACGTAACGGCGCTGGGAACGGACAGTTTTAGCCAGCAGATGCTGGACGCCTGGCGCGGCGAGAACGTTGATACTTCCCTGACCCAACGGATGGAAAACCGTCTGCCGGGCCTTTACTACATTGAAACCGACAGCACCGGCGAACGTACGTTCTACTACTGGCGTAACGAAGCCGCCGCCAAATTCTGGCTGGAGAGTGAGCAATCCGCGGCGATTTGCGAAGAGCTGGCGAATTTCGATTATCTCTACCTGAGCGGGATTAGCCTGGCGATCTTAAGCCCGACCAGCCGCGAAAAGCTGCTTTCCCTGCTGCGCGAATGCCGCGCCAACGGCGGAAAAGTGATTTTCGACAATAACTATCGTCCGCGCCTGTGGGCCAGCAAAGAAGAGACACAGCAGGTGTACCAACAAATGCTGGAATGCACGGATATCGCCTTCCTGACGCTGGACGATGAAGACGCGCTGTGGGGTCAACAGCCGGTGGAAGACGTCATTGCGCGCACCCATAACGCGGGCGTGAAAGAAGTGGTGGTGAAACGCGGGGCGGATTCTTGCCTGGTGTCCATTGCTGGCGAAGGGTTAGTGGATGTTCCGGCGGTAAAACTGCCGAAAGAAAAAGTGATCGATACCACCGCAGCTGGCGACTCTTTCAGTGCCGGTTATCTGGCGGTACGTTTGACGGGCGGAATTGCGGAAGACGCAGCGAAACGCGGGCACCTGACCGCAAGTACCGTTATTCAGTATCGCGGCGCGATTATCCCGCGTGAAGCGATGCCAGCGTAA
- the yhjG gene encoding AsmA family protein, which produces MSKAGKITAAISGAFLLLIVVAIILIATFDWNRLKPTINQKVSAELNRPFAIRGDLGVVWERQKQETGWRSWVPWPHVHAEDIILGNPPDIPEVTMVHLPRVEATLAPLALLTKTVWLPWIKLEKPDARLIRLSEKNNNWTFNLANDDNKDANAKPSAWSFQLDNILFDQGRIAIDDKVSKADLEIFVDPLGKPLPFSEVTGSKGKADKEKVGDYVFGLKAQGRYNGEPLTGTGKIGGMLALRGEGTPFPVQADFRSGNTRVAFDGVVNDPMKMGGVDLRLKFSGDSLGDLYELTGVLLPDTPPFETDGRLVAKIDTEKSSVFDYRGFNGRIGDSDIHGSLIYTTGKPRPKLEGDVESRQLRLADLGPLIGVDSGKGAEKSKRSEQKKGEKSVQPAGKVLPYDRFETDKWDVMDADVRFKGRRIEHGSSLPISDLSTHIILKNADLRLQPLKFGIAGGSIAANIHLEGDKKPMQGRADIQARRLKLKELMPDVELMQKTLGEMNGDAELRGSGNSVAALLGNSNGNLKLLMNDGLVSRNLMEIVGLNVGNYIVGAIFGDDEVRVNCAAANLDIANGVARPQVFAFDTENALINVTGTASFASEQLDLTIDPESKGIRIITLRSPLYVRGTFKNPQAGVKAGPLIARGAVAAALATLVTPAAALLALISPSEGEANQCRTILSQMKK; this is translated from the coding sequence ATGAGCAAGGCAGGCAAAATAACCGCTGCGATTTCAGGGGCTTTCTTGTTGTTGATTGTCGTGGCGATCATTTTGATTGCAACTTTTGACTGGAATCGACTCAAACCGACCATCAACCAGAAAGTCTCTGCGGAGTTGAATCGTCCGTTCGCTATCCGTGGCGATCTGGGCGTGGTGTGGGAGCGGCAAAAACAAGAAACTGGCTGGCGCAGCTGGGTGCCGTGGCCCCATGTACACGCGGAAGACATCATTCTTGGCAATCCACCGGATATTCCCGAAGTCACAATGGTGCATTTGCCGCGAGTAGAAGCGACGCTGGCCCCGCTGGCGCTGCTGACCAAAACGGTCTGGTTGCCGTGGATCAAGCTCGAAAAGCCCGACGCGCGCCTGATTCGCCTCTCCGAAAAGAACAATAACTGGACGTTTAATCTCGCCAACGATGACAACAAAGACGCGAATGCAAAGCCGTCGGCGTGGTCGTTTCAGCTGGATAATATTCTTTTCGATCAAGGGCGGATCGCCATTGATGACAAAGTAAGCAAAGCGGATCTGGAAATTTTTGTCGATCCGTTAGGCAAGCCGCTGCCGTTCAGCGAAGTTACCGGATCGAAAGGTAAAGCGGATAAAGAAAAGGTGGGCGATTACGTTTTTGGCCTGAAGGCGCAGGGACGTTATAACGGTGAACCGCTCACTGGTACGGGAAAAATAGGCGGTATGCTGGCGCTGCGTGGCGAAGGAACGCCGTTTCCGGTACAGGCTGATTTCCGCTCTGGTAACACCCGTGTTGCTTTTGATGGCGTTGTGAATGACCCAATGAAGATGGGGGGTGTCGATTTACGGCTTAAATTTTCTGGCGATTCGCTGGGTGATCTCTATGAACTGACGGGCGTTCTGCTGCCCGATACACCGCCGTTTGAAACGGATGGTCGGCTGGTAGCGAAAATCGACACTGAAAAATCGTCGGTCTTTGATTATCGCGGTTTTAATGGGCGCATTGGCGATAGCGATATCCACGGTTCTCTGATCTATACCACCGGCAAGCCACGACCAAAACTGGAAGGTGATGTCGAGTCGCGGCAATTGCGGCTGGCGGACCTGGGACCGTTGATTGGCGTTGATTCCGGGAAAGGGGCAGAAAAGTCGAAACGGTCTGAACAGAAGAAGGGCGAAAAAAGCGTTCAGCCTGCGGGCAAAGTGCTGCCTTATGACCGCTTCGAAACCGATAAATGGGACGTTATGGATGCCGATGTTCGCTTCAAAGGGCGGCGCATTGAGCATGGCAGCAGCCTGCCGATTAGCGATCTTTCTACTCATATCATCCTCAAAAATGCTGACCTGCGCCTGCAACCGCTGAAATTTGGCATAGCGGGCGGCAGCATTGCGGCGAATATTCATCTGGAAGGCGATAAAAAGCCGATGCAGGGGCGGGCAGATATTCAGGCTCGTCGACTGAAACTGAAAGAACTGATGCCGGATGTGGAACTGATGCAGAAGACGCTGGGGGAAATGAACGGTGACGCGGAACTACGCGGTAGCGGTAACTCGGTGGCGGCGCTTTTAGGCAACAGTAATGGCAACCTGAAACTGTTGATGAATGACGGGCTGGTGAGCCGCAACCTGATGGAGATTGTCGGGCTGAATGTTGGTAACTACATTGTCGGTGCGATATTTGGTGACGATGAGGTGCGGGTGAACTGCGCGGCAGCGAATCTGGATATTGCCAACGGTGTGGCGCGTCCGCAGGTTTTCGCTTTTGATACCGAGAATGCGTTGATCAATGTTACCGGCACGGCAAGTTTTGCTTCGGAACAGCTGGATTTAACTATCGATCCAGAAAGTAAAGGGATTCGCATTATCACGCTGCGTTCGCCGCTGTATGTGCGTGGGACGTTTAAAAATCCGCAGGCTGGGGTGAAAGCCGGGCCGTTGATTGCCCGTGGTGCTGTTGCGGCGGCACTGGCAACGCTGGTTACGCCAGCGGCAGCATTGCTGGCACTGATCTCACCTTCCGAAGGGGAGGCTAATCAGTGCCGGACAATTTTGTCGCAGATGAAGAAGTGA
- the dctA gene encoding C4-dicarboxylate transporter DctC — protein MKTSLFKSLYFQVLTAIAIGILLGHFYPEIGEQMKPLGDGFVKLIKMIIAPVIFCTVVTGIAGMESMKAVGRTGAVALLYFEIVSTIALIIGLIIVNVVQPGAGMNVDPATLDAKAVAVYADQAKDQGIVAFIMDVIPASVIGAFASGNILQVLLFAVLFGFALHRLGSKGQLIFNVIESFSQVIFGIINMIMRLAPIGAFGAMAFTIGKYGVGTLVQLGQLIICFYITCILFVVLVLGSIAKATGFSIFKFIRYIREELLIVLGTSSSESALPRMLDKMEKLGCRKSVVGLVIPTGYSFNLDGTSIYLTMAAVFIAQATNSQMDIVHQITLLIVLLLSSKGAAGVTGSGFIVLAATLSAVGHLPVAGLALILGIDRFMSEARALTNLVGNGVATIVVAKWVKELDHKKLDDVLNNRAPDGKTHELSS, from the coding sequence ATGAAAACCTCTCTGTTTAAAAGCCTTTACTTTCAGGTCCTGACAGCGATAGCCATTGGTATTCTCCTTGGCCATTTCTATCCTGAAATAGGCGAGCAAATGAAACCGCTTGGCGACGGCTTCGTTAAGCTCATTAAGATGATCATCGCTCCTGTCATCTTTTGTACCGTCGTAACGGGCATTGCGGGCATGGAAAGCATGAAGGCGGTCGGTCGTACCGGCGCAGTCGCACTGCTTTACTTTGAAATTGTCAGTACCATCGCGCTGATTATTGGTCTTATCATCGTTAACGTCGTGCAGCCTGGTGCCGGAATGAACGTCGATCCGGCAACGCTTGATGCGAAAGCGGTAGCGGTTTACGCCGATCAGGCGAAAGACCAGGGCATTGTCGCCTTCATTATGGATGTCATCCCGGCGAGCGTCATTGGCGCATTTGCCAGCGGTAACATTCTGCAGGTACTGCTGTTTGCCGTACTGTTTGGTTTTGCGCTCCACCGTCTGGGCAGCAAAGGCCAACTGATTTTTAACGTGATCGAAAGTTTCTCGCAGGTCATTTTCGGCATCATCAATATGATCATGCGTCTGGCACCTATTGGTGCGTTCGGGGCAATGGCGTTTACCATCGGTAAATACGGCGTCGGCACACTGGTGCAACTGGGGCAGCTGATTATCTGCTTCTACATCACCTGTATCCTGTTTGTGGTGCTGGTACTGGGTTCAATCGCTAAAGCGACTGGTTTCAGTATCTTCAAATTTATCCGTTACATCCGTGAAGAACTGCTGATTGTACTGGGGACTTCATCTTCCGAGTCGGCGCTGCCGCGTATGCTCGACAAGATGGAGAAACTCGGCTGCCGCAAATCGGTGGTGGGGCTGGTCATCCCGACAGGCTACTCGTTTAATCTTGATGGCACATCGATATACCTGACAATGGCGGCGGTGTTTATCGCCCAGGCCACTAACAGTCAGATGGATATCGTCCATCAAATCACGCTGTTAATCGTGTTGCTGCTTTCTTCTAAAGGGGCGGCAGGGGTAACGGGTAGTGGTTTTATCGTGCTGGCGGCGACGCTCTCTGCGGTGGGCCATTTGCCGGTAGCGGGTCTGGCGCTGATCCTCGGTATCGACCGCTTTATGTCAGAAGCTCGTGCGCTGACTAACCTGGTCGGTAACGGCGTAGCGACCATTGTCGTTGCTAAGTGGGTGAAAGAACTGGACCACAAAAAACTGGACGATGTGCTGAATAATCGTGCGCCGGATGGCAAAACGCACGAATTATCCTCTTAA
- the yhjD gene encoding inner membrane protein YhjD encodes MTQENEIKRPTQDLEHEPIKQLDNSEKGGKVSQALETVTTTAEKVQRQPVIAHLIRATERFNDRLGNQFGAAITYFSFLSMIPILMVSFAAGGFVLASHPMLLQDIFDKILQNISDPTLAATLKNTINTAVQQRTTVGLVGLAVALYSGINWMGNLREAIRAQSRDVWERSPQDQEKFWVKYLRDFISLIGLLIALIVTLSITSVAGSAQQMIISALHLNSIEWLKPTWRLIGLAISIFANYLLFFWIFWRLPRHRPRKKALIRGTFLAAIGFEVIKIVMTYTLPSLMKSPSGAAFGSVLGLMAFFYFFARLTLFCAAWIATAEYKDDPRMPGKTQP; translated from the coding sequence ATGACGCAGGAAAACGAGATCAAACGTCCCACCCAGGATCTGGAGCACGAGCCGATTAAGCAGTTGGATAATAGCGAGAAAGGCGGCAAAGTTAGCCAGGCGCTGGAAACCGTCACCACCACTGCCGAGAAAGTCCAACGCCAACCGGTTATTGCGCACCTGATTCGCGCGACAGAACGCTTTAACGATCGGCTGGGTAACCAGTTTGGGGCGGCTATCACCTATTTCTCATTTTTGTCGATGATCCCCATTTTGATGGTGTCGTTTGCCGCAGGGGGCTTTGTGCTGGCCTCCCATCCGATGTTGCTACAGGATATCTTCGACAAAATTCTGCAAAACATTAGCGATCCGACGCTAGCCGCCACGTTGAAAAACACCATCAACACCGCCGTTCAGCAGCGTACGACTGTAGGGCTTGTCGGTCTGGCAGTGGCGCTTTATTCCGGCATCAACTGGATGGGTAACCTGCGTGAAGCGATTCGCGCCCAGTCACGCGATGTCTGGGAACGCTCGCCGCAAGATCAGGAGAAGTTCTGGGTAAAATATCTGCGTGATTTTATTTCGCTGATTGGTTTGTTGATTGCGCTGATTGTGACGCTTTCTATCACCTCGGTTGCCGGTTCTGCGCAGCAAATGATTATTAGCGCCCTGCACCTGAACAGCATTGAGTGGCTGAAACCGACATGGCGGTTGATTGGCCTGGCGATTTCCATCTTCGCCAACTATCTGCTTTTCTTCTGGATCTTCTGGCGGTTGCCGCGCCACCGTCCGCGCAAAAAAGCCCTGATCCGCGGAACATTTCTGGCTGCTATTGGTTTTGAAGTGATTAAAATCGTGATGACCTACACCCTGCCATCGTTGATGAAATCACCCTCTGGCGCAGCATTTGGTTCCGTGCTGGGGCTGATGGCATTTTTCTACTTCTTCGCCCGTTTGACGCTGTTTTGCGCGGCGTGGATTGCCACCGCCGAATATAAAGACGACCCGCGAATGCCGGGGAAAACGCAGCCTTAA
- the yhjJ gene encoding M16 family metallopeptidase, protein MQGTKIRLLAGGLLMMATAGYVQADALQPDPAWQQGTLSNGLQWQVLTTPQRPSDRVEIRLLVNTGSLAESTQQSGYSHAIPRIALTQSGGLDAAQARSLWQQGIDPKRPMPPVIVSYDTTLFNLSLPNNRNDLLKEALSYLANATGKLTITPETINHALQSQDMVATWPADTKEGWWRYRLKGSTLLGHDPADPLKQPVEAEKIKDFYQKWYTPDAMTLLVVGNVDARSVVDQINKTFGELKGKRETPAPVPTLSPLRAEAVSIMTDAVRQDRLSIMWDTPWQPIRESAALLRYWRADLAREALFWHVQQALSASNSKDIGLGFDCRVLYLRAQCAINIESPNDKLNSNLNLVARELAKVRDKGLPEEEFNALVAQKKLELQKLFAAYARADTDILMGQRMRSLQNQVVDIAPEQYQKLRQDFLNSLTVEMLNQDLRQQLSNDMALILLQPKGEPEFNMKALQAAWDQIMAPSTAAAATSVATDDVHPEVTDIPPVQ, encoded by the coding sequence ATGCAGGGCACAAAAATTCGACTTTTAGCGGGCGGTTTGCTGATGATGGCCACTGCTGGCTATGTGCAGGCAGATGCGCTCCAGCCTGATCCAGCATGGCAACAGGGGACGCTTTCCAACGGTTTACAGTGGCAAGTGCTGACTACGCCCCAACGTCCCAGCGATCGTGTTGAAATTCGCCTGCTGGTTAATACCGGTTCGCTCGCCGAAAGTACACAACAGAGCGGTTACAGTCACGCCATCCCTCGTATTGCGCTAACGCAAAGCGGTGGCCTTGACGCAGCGCAGGCGCGTTCATTGTGGCAGCAGGGGATCGACCCTAAACGCCCGATGCCGCCGGTAATTGTCTCTTATGACACCACGCTGTTTAATCTGAGTTTGCCCAATAACCGTAACGACTTGCTGAAAGAGGCGCTCTCTTATCTGGCAAATGCCACTGGCAAACTGACTATCACGCCAGAAACCATCAACCATGCGTTGCAAAGTCAGGACATGGTGGCAACCTGGCCTGCCGATACTAAAGAGGGCTGGTGGCGTTATCGTCTGAAAGGATCAACCTTGTTAGGTCACGATCCTGCCGATCCGCTGAAACAACCCGTTGAAGCGGAAAAGATTAAAGATTTCTATCAGAAATGGTACACCCCGGATGCAATGACGCTGCTGGTGGTGGGAAACGTGGATGCGCGCTCGGTCGTCGACCAAATCAATAAAACGTTTGGCGAACTGAAAGGCAAACGTGAAACACCGGCTCCGGTGCCGACGCTTTCTCCGCTGCGTGCGGAAGCGGTGAGTATTATGACCGACGCGGTGCGTCAGGACCGGCTATCTATCATGTGGGATACGCCGTGGCAGCCGATTCGTGAATCAGCCGCACTGCTGCGCTACTGGCGTGCGGACCTGGCCCGTGAGGCGCTGTTCTGGCATGTTCAGCAAGCGTTAAGCGCCAGTAACAGTAAAGACATCGGTCTTGGATTTGACTGTCGTGTGCTGTATCTGCGTGCGCAGTGTGCCATCAACATCGAATCACCAAACGACAAGCTGAACAGCAACCTTAATCTGGTGGCGCGTGAACTGGCGAAGGTTCGCGATAAAGGTCTGCCGGAAGAAGAGTTCAATGCGTTAGTGGCGCAAAAGAAACTGGAGCTGCAGAAACTGTTTGCCGCCTATGCGCGAGCTGATACCGATATTCTGATGGGGCAGCGGATGCGTTCGTTGCAAAATCAGGTCGTCGATATCGCGCCGGAGCAATATCAGAAACTGCGTCAGGATTTCCTTAACAGCCTGACGGTGGAGATGTTAAATCAGGATCTGCGTCAGCAGTTGTCGAATGATATGGCGTTAATACTGCTGCAGCCGAAAGGCGAGCCGGAATTTAACATGAAAGCGTTGCAGGCGGCCTGGGATCAAATCATGGCCCCATCGACTGCGGCTGCCGCCACATCTGTCGCCACGGATGACGTACATCCTGAAGTGACGGATATTCCACCTGTACAGTAA
- the yhjB gene encoding helix-turn-helix transcriptional regulator, whose product MQIVMFDRQSIFIHGMKISLQHRIPGVSIQGASQADELWQKLESYPEALVMLDGDQDGEFCYWLLQKTAVQFPEVKVLITATDCNKRWLQEVIHFNVLAIVPRDSTVETFALAVNSAAMGMMFLPGDWRTTPEKDIKDLKSLSARQREILTMLAAGESNKEIGRALNISTGTVKAHLESLYRRLEVKNRTQAAMMLNISS is encoded by the coding sequence ATGCAAATAGTCATGTTTGACAGGCAGTCAATATTTATTCATGGAATGAAAATCAGTTTACAGCATCGTATTCCAGGAGTGAGTATTCAGGGGGCCAGTCAGGCAGACGAGTTATGGCAAAAGCTGGAAAGTTACCCTGAAGCCTTAGTGATGCTCGATGGCGATCAGGATGGTGAGTTTTGCTACTGGTTGCTGCAAAAAACCGCGGTGCAATTTCCTGAGGTTAAGGTGTTAATTACGGCGACGGATTGCAACAAACGGTGGTTACAGGAAGTTATTCATTTTAATGTGCTGGCCATTGTGCCTCGTGATTCAACCGTCGAGACATTTGCGTTGGCGGTAAATAGTGCGGCGATGGGGATGATGTTTCTGCCTGGAGACTGGCGAACGACGCCGGAAAAGGACATTAAAGATCTCAAATCGTTAAGCGCCCGCCAGCGGGAGATTTTAACCATGTTAGCGGCGGGCGAATCAAATAAAGAGATAGGCAGGGCGCTGAATATCAGTACCGGAACGGTAAAAGCGCATCTGGAATCACTGTATCGCCGTCTGGAAGTCAAAAATCGCACCCAGGCGGCAATGATGTTAAATATCTCCTCCTGA
- the pdeH gene encoding cyclic-guanylate-specific phosphodiesterase: protein MIRQVIQRISNPEASIESLQERRFWLQCERAYTWQPIYQTCGRLMAVELLTVVTHPLNPSQRLPPDRYFTEITVSHRMEVVKEQIDLLAQKADFFVEHGLLASVNIDGPTLIALRQQPKILRQIEDLPWLRFELVEHIRLPKDSTFASMCEFGPLWLDDFGTGMANFSALSEVRYDYIKIARELFVMLRQSPEGRTLFSQLLHLMNRYCRGVIVEGVETPEEWRDVQNSPAFAAQGWFLSRPAPIETLNTAVLAL, encoded by the coding sequence ATGATAAGGCAGGTTATCCAGCGAATAAGCAACCCTGAAGCAAGCATCGAGAGCTTGCAGGAACGGCGTTTTTGGTTGCAGTGTGAGCGTGCTTACACCTGGCAGCCGATCTATCAAACATGCGGGCGGTTAATGGCCGTGGAGCTATTAACGGTGGTCACGCATCCCTTGAACCCTTCGCAACGCCTGCCGCCGGATCGCTATTTTACTGAAATCACCGTTAGCCATCGGATGGAGGTTGTGAAAGAGCAGATTGATTTGCTGGCGCAAAAAGCCGACTTCTTTGTAGAGCACGGCCTGCTGGCATCGGTCAATATTGATGGCCCTACGCTCATCGCCCTGCGTCAGCAACCAAAAATCCTGCGCCAGATTGAGGATCTTCCCTGGCTGCGTTTCGAACTGGTGGAACACATCCGCCTGCCGAAAGATTCAACCTTTGCCTCGATGTGTGAATTTGGCCCGCTGTGGCTGGATGATTTTGGTACCGGGATGGCAAATTTCTCTGCACTAAGTGAAGTGCGTTATGACTACATCAAAATCGCGCGAGAACTGTTTGTGATGCTGCGTCAGTCGCCGGAAGGACGCACACTCTTTTCTCAGCTTTTACATCTAATGAATCGCTATTGTCGCGGGGTGATTGTCGAGGGCGTAGAAACACCGGAAGAGTGGCGTGATGTTCAGAACTCGCCCGCATTCGCCGCACAAGGCTGGTTTCTTTCACGCCCGGCACCGATAGAAACGCTGAATACGGCGGTTCTGGCGCTATAA
- the yhjE gene encoding MFS transporter, whose translation MQATATTLDHEQEYTPINSRNKVLVASLIGTAIEFFDFYIYATAAVIVFPHIFFPQGDPTAATLQSLATFAIAFVARPIGSAVFGHFGDRVGRKATLVASLLTMGISTVVIGLLPGYATIGIFAPLLLALARFGQGLGLGGEWGGAALLATENAPPRKRALYGSFPQLGAPIGFFFANGTFLLLSWLLTDEQFMSWGWRVPFIFSAVLVIIGLYVRVSLHESPVFEKVAKAKKQVKIPLGTLLTKHVRVTVLGTFIMLATYTLFYIMTVYSMTFSTAAAPVGLGLPRNEVLWMLMMAVIGFAVMVPLAGLLADAFGRRKSMVVITTLIILFALFAFNPLLGSGNPALVFVFLLLGLSLMGLTFGPMGALLPELFPTEVRYTGASFSYNVSSILGASVAPYIAAWLQTNYGLGAVGLYLAAMAGLTLIALLLTHETRHQSL comes from the coding sequence ATGCAAGCAACAGCCACAACACTCGACCACGAGCAAGAATACACGCCGATCAACTCGCGTAATAAAGTCCTTGTCGCCTCTCTCATTGGCACGGCCATTGAGTTCTTCGACTTTTACATTTACGCCACTGCGGCCGTTATTGTGTTTCCGCATATCTTCTTCCCGCAGGGCGATCCAACGGCAGCAACGCTACAGTCGCTCGCCACCTTCGCCATCGCCTTCGTCGCGCGCCCCATTGGCTCTGCCGTTTTTGGTCATTTTGGCGATCGCGTTGGGCGTAAAGCGACGCTGGTCGCCTCGTTGCTAACGATGGGGATTTCGACCGTGGTGATTGGTCTGCTGCCAGGCTATGCCACGATTGGTATTTTCGCCCCGCTGCTGCTGGCGCTGGCTCGATTTGGTCAGGGTCTGGGCTTAGGTGGTGAATGGGGCGGCGCGGCGCTGCTGGCGACTGAAAACGCCCCACCGCGCAAACGTGCATTGTACGGCTCCTTCCCGCAGCTGGGCGCACCGATTGGCTTCTTCTTTGCCAACGGCACTTTCTTGCTGCTTTCCTGGCTACTGACCGACGAGCAGTTTATGAGCTGGGGCTGGCGTGTGCCATTTATCTTCTCGGCGGTGCTGGTCATTATCGGCCTGTATGTTCGCGTGTCGCTGCATGAGTCGCCGGTGTTTGAGAAAGTCGCTAAAGCGAAAAAACAGGTGAAGATCCCGCTGGGTACGCTGCTGACCAAACATGTTCGCGTAACCGTACTGGGTACGTTCATTATGCTGGCAACCTATACGCTGTTTTACATCATGACGGTCTACTCTATGACCTTTAGTACCGCCGCCGCGCCAGTTGGGCTTGGTTTACCGCGTAACGAAGTACTGTGGATGTTGATGATGGCGGTTATCGGTTTTGCAGTGATGGTTCCGTTGGCGGGTCTGCTGGCAGATGCTTTTGGTCGCCGTAAAAGTATGGTGGTGATCACTACGCTTATCATTCTGTTTGCCCTGTTTGCCTTTAACCCACTGTTGGGTTCTGGTAATCCAGCATTGGTGTTTGTTTTCCTGCTGCTGGGCTTGAGTTTGATGGGCCTGACCTTTGGTCCGATGGGGGCGCTGCTGCCGGAGCTGTTTCCGACGGAAGTCCGTTATACCGGAGCATCGTTCTCCTATAACGTATCGTCGATTCTCGGGGCGTCTGTTGCGCCGTATATCGCGGCCTGGTTGCAGACTAACTATGGGTTAGGCGCGGTGGGGTTATATCTGGCGGCGATGGCCGGACTGACGTTAATTGCCCTGCTGTTAACGCATGAGACGCGGCACCAGTCGTTGTAG
- the rcdB gene encoding LysR family transcriptional regulator, which yields MDKIHAMQLFIKVAELESFSRAADFFALPKGSVSRQIQALEHQLGTQLLQRTTRRVKLTPEGITYYQRAKDVLSNLSELDGLFQQDATSISGKLRIDIPSGIAKSLLLPRLSEFLYLHPGIELELSSHDRPVDILHDGFDCVIRTGALPEDGVIARSLGKLTMVNCASPHYLTRFGYPQSPDDLTSHAIVRYTPHLGVHPLGFEVASVNGVQWFKSGGMLTVNSSENYLAAGIAGLGIIQIPRIAVREALRAGRLIEVLPGYRAEPLSLSLVYPQRRELSRRVNLFMQWLAGVMKEHLD from the coding sequence ATGGATAAAATTCACGCAATGCAGTTGTTCATCAAAGTCGCGGAGCTGGAAAGTTTTTCCCGCGCGGCGGATTTCTTTGCTTTGCCAAAGGGAAGTGTTTCGCGCCAGATACAGGCACTGGAACATCAACTTGGCACCCAGCTTCTCCAGCGCACCACGCGACGGGTCAAACTCACGCCAGAAGGCATAACCTATTATCAACGGGCAAAAGATGTGTTGAGTAATCTCAGCGAACTGGACGGTCTGTTTCAACAGGATGCCACCAGTATCAGCGGTAAATTACGCATCGACATCCCGTCAGGAATCGCGAAAAGCCTGTTACTGCCGCGCTTGTCGGAATTTCTCTATCTGCATCCGGGAATTGAGCTGGAACTGAGTAGCCATGACCGTCCGGTAGATATTCTTCATGATGGTTTTGATTGCGTGATACGCACTGGCGCATTACCGGAAGATGGCGTTATCGCCCGTTCTCTCGGCAAACTGACCATGGTCAACTGTGCCAGTCCACACTATCTGACGCGCTTTGGTTATCCGCAAAGCCCCGATGATCTGACTTCACACGCAATAGTGCGTTATACACCGCACCTGGGTGTACATCCGTTAGGTTTTGAGGTTGCCAGCGTTAATGGCGTCCAGTGGTTTAAGTCTGGCGGCATGTTGACGGTAAACAGTAGCGAAAACTATCTCGCCGCCGGTATTGCCGGTCTGGGGATTATTCAGATCCCGCGCATTGCCGTGCGCGAAGCCCTGCGTGCCGGGCGGCTTATTGAAGTGTTGCCTGGCTACCGTGCCGAGCCGCTGTCCCTTTCACTGGTTTATCCGCAGCGTCGGGAGCTTTCCCGGCGTGTAAACCTGTTTATGCAGTGGCTGGCTGGCGTAATGAAAGAGCACCTGGACTGA